In Miscanthus floridulus cultivar M001 chromosome 8, ASM1932011v1, whole genome shotgun sequence, the sequence GGATGAAAACGGATTGAATACAAACTGATACTATTGATatcatatttgttttcatattttttccTCGGATACGGATAGCTATCGGATACAACTACGGATACAGATTGTCTCGGATATGAATAcgaataaatatatatcaaatacgGGTTGAGTCCGATGCGGATAGTGTGGGTTACGAATATTTCTCCGAATATTGAGTAAAAGCAACATCTATATATACAACATGTGCTGCAGTCATTTGACCACTATATGAGTCCTAATTACAACTAGATTATACGTGTAGAAGCAACTTATCAATAGTTCATATACAAGTCGCATTGTCATGTTTTTTTAAAGTTGAGTTACATTGTCATAGCTTTAAAAAGAAAATGTGCCGGCAAATATAAAATAACTAAACTTGACCAAGCCCAAGTAGGCAAAAGCACACTCGGCAGTTGTGTGCTTCATGGGCTTCGGCCTTGGGCCAATACATCCTACTACTTGTATTGGGCCTGTGCGAACGGCAGCAGTCAAGACACAAGACTCAGCAGTGTGTGCGAGTATGCTAGTTTAGTCCCACCTCATGCCCCAGCCAGCGGACGCAGATTCGGTGACTTTCCTTCAGCAAGTCATAACGTAACTTTCCCTGCCACATCTACCGTCCAAGCAAGATCGTGGGGTTGGAGACGTTTTCATCCAGGGATGGGCTTCTCTCCCGTAGAGAGAGACAGCGCTGTGGGCATCAACGTCCTGAGCGCCGCGCCGCCCTGACGAGACTCAGGAGAGGGAGGAGCACGCCCACGACGATGCGGTGGTCAGGCTGGCCCGAGAGCCCAGCGGGACATCCCACAGGCACATCGTCCATGTTGTCCGGGAACGCGAGTGCGTGCCAGGCGAGCACGCGTTGGCAGAGGGAGCCGAGCACCAAGCTGCAGTGGCGCGTGCGACGCGGTGCAGCTTTGCAGACGAGGAGGAGCAGAGTAGCCCTAGTCGCAGGTCGGTGTAGGCCAAGCCGCCCAGGTCGGCTGCGGCGCCGTGTCGGTCGCCCGCGAGACGAAGGGGAGCAGCGTAGTGGAGGTGGCCTCGACGCGGCCGGAGGCGACGCCGCTAGCCCCTCCTGCTCCAAGTCTCCAATGGGGGTCGTCGAGGCGTGGGGCAACACCACTGTCCAGGCTGCTGCGGGAGAAGGAGACGCGCTGGCCCACTCCGTCGGCCAGTCTGCGTCCGCATGCTCACGCTCCGGTTCGCATTCGGCATCGGCAAATGCCTCTGCTCCTCGCATGTTCCAGTGGGCACACCGCACGTTCCGTGCATTCGCATTCTAGAATCCAGCATGCAGGGTCCAGGTCGCCCCTGCCCCTGCCTGCCGCAGAGGAATTCGCCGCAGAGTGCGCTGAGGTAGACGCGTGAACTCCGAGTCTCCGAGAGTCCCGTGGCTGAGGAGTGGTGGCGGATGTGCGCCAGCGGGCCGTGCACAGCCAGGCAGTCGTCCGTGGCCACGGTCTGCGCGTCGGAGCCCGGAGTAGATGTAGAGCTGAggcgcctccgccgccaccactACCGCGTGGGACTTCGTCCGTGGAGGCGGCCAGGCCCGTCGCGCTCGTGGTCTTGGATCATCATTTCGTCAAACATCCGGCGGGCGTCGGCTTCGTCTATCGTCTCGGCCGGCAGCATTAGCTTGGTGGCACTGTGCCAGTGCGACTCCAGCTCTGGGTCGCCATCGTCGTCTCAGGTAGCAACATGCCTGTTCTTGCGCCCCCCGGCGTCATGGAGGAGAAGCGGCGTCATGGAGGAGAAGAGCAGGTCCATGGCCCGTTCTAGCATCCTCTGCCTGGAATGCTCCCGCATGGTGAAAACTCAGAGCTCGCGTCGGCCGCGCCGCCCTCCGCGGTGGCTGCGCACGCTCGCCGCGCTACAGGCCCGCGCCGTTTCTCGCAGCTTTGGTCTCCGTGCTGGTCGCGAGCTTGCCTCGCCGCCCTCTGCGCCCACCGCATGCTCGCCGTGTCGCTCTCTGCGCCGACCACGCGCACTCACTCCACACTGGCCGCGCGCTCACCACGTCGGCCGCGTGCCCGTCGCGCCGGCCACGCACGCTGGCCACGAGCTCCCTGAGTCTTTGCGGGAGAGAAGCCGAAACCAGGCTAAAAGTGGCTGCAGCCGTTTGATCTTGGATGAACAGTGGATTTGGCAGGGAAAGTTACAACGTGACTTGCTGAAGATGATGGGAAAGGAAGGAGATGACTTGTGGGGTGCTGGTGTCAGTGACACAAACATAAGAGGGAAGAGGGGTATTTTGGGACATAAAGAATAAGGTGTTTTTCATGTGGGCCCAATAACATCCAAAGCTTATAGCAATGGCATAGGTTCGTTAGAGAAAAACTAAAATAACAAACTTTAGAATAGGTAAATAGTAACGGCACTTCTTTCGTCCAAACGGCACCAATCCAAATGGATGTGTCAGGTAGCAAAGCTTGAATCAAAGTTgccaagtttgaaaagaaatttGCCAAATTGTTTATCTTTAGTGACAGGTTGGGTACTGCTCACCTGCAATTCCTCCCGAGGATCTCTTCCCGCGTGTACTCCGTCAGCTCCAAGAAGCTATCCGACGCGAAGATCTGCACAAGCACAACCCAAGCATTCTACGCTGAGTAACTGCGAGAAGCTGTCCAGCTATGGCGGGATGCCGTGCTTACAATGGGGTTGTCGGGGAGCCTGGGATCCGTGATGACGAAGTTCTTCTCGATGCGCTCTAGCGTGGTGGCTAGATCGATCCCCTGCCTGAtgtccctctcccttccctcttgCTCCCAGCTGTTCTTGCGCTCCTTCTCCATCGTTGACTCCGgtgtcgccggcgccggcgccataGCCTCCACCTCCGCTGGAAGGGCCTCCTTGCTTCCTACCGAGCTCCTCTTCCCCATCTTGAACCTGCCGAGAAACCATCCTTATATGTCATGTCAGTCACATGGAGCCCTGAGTCTGAGCTTGTTTGAAGTGTCCGAGTTTCTGACTGACCCCATgagggaggagcggcggcggctcAACTTCCGGCTCAGCCGCGAGTCCTCCTTCTTCACGTCCCAGAGCGGCGTGCCAGGGGCCACCAACGGCGGCGCCGTGACGAGCGGTGCAGGCTCCACGGGCTCCTGTTCGCCCTCGGAGCGAGCGCGCGGGTGCTTCACCGTCTGCACCACCTCCGTGATCGATGACATGGCCGTCTCCTTCTGCCGGTCTACGGTATCAAATCAAAGAATAGAGACGTGATCAGCGCCGCCAACAAGCTTAATTTGACGGATTGGCAGGACAAGGACAGGGCATAAGGGAGCCGAGAACGCAGGGGGGTCGTGGACTCACCGTCGTAGTGGATGAGGGAGACTGGCATCTCGTTTGGCCGCATGCGCTTTTCGCTGAGCCCCTCCGTGTACTTGCTCACCTCGACTTGCATCCTGTCAGTCACGGCAATTCCATCAATCACAAGGCAGGGCAGAGCAGAGCACTTGAGGTCAGGGCATCAGGCATGGGCACGAGCTGAGCAGAGCAGAGTGTCAGTCCACCAAGAGGATGGGTACCCGATGAACTTGATGACCTTGCCGTGGTCGTCGCGGATGGGGGTGACGGTGAGCATGTTCCAGAAGGGCGTGCCGTCCTTGCGGTAGTTGAGCAAGCGGCCGCAGAAGCTGCGGCCGGTCTTGACGGCGTCCCGGATCTTGGCGACCTCGTCCATGTCCGTGTCGGGGCCCTGCAGGAAGCGGCAGTTGCGGCCGACGACGTCCTTGGGGGCGTAGCCGGTCATGGTGTAGAAGCCGGCGCTGGCGTAGATGATGGGGCAGTTCGGGCGGGTGGCGTCGGAGACCACGAACGTCTGCTGCAGGCTGGACAGGGCGTCCTTGAGCTCCTGCGACACCCGCGGCAGAGAGTCCCCCGACCCACGCGACGACTTGGCGCTGCCCACGCCGCTGTCGCGGCCGCGCTGGAACGAGGCCTGCCTGTTGCCGGCACTGACCGTGGAGGACGACGCCTCCTCCACGATCTCCTTGCCCCCGCCCGACACTGACCGTGGCTGCGGGAACGTGAAGCCGCTGCCGGCGTCGTCGGAGCCAGACGGGAACGCCATCCACTTCTCCACCTTCTCGGCCGCTTGCCTTGATGACCCCGTCATGGACGACGGACGCCGGTGATGCTCCCCTTCCCTCGAAGACTAGGAGACTGTCGCGATCAACGGCGGTGCCGGTGCGGGAGAACAACCATCTGCCCCGAATCACCCGCTGCAGGCAAGAGCACAGGAAAAAGCAGGGCAGGCGACCAAGAAAGCAGAGACGGAATGAATGGCGGGAGAAGCAGGGCAGGCGCAGCGAGCGGATAATGCAGTCCGGCCCGTGTGAGCGACTCACGGTCGTCCCGCCCCTCCAGCTCCACCTGTTTCCGCGGCCGCGCGAGGGCCACCGGTCCCCCTCTCCCGCGGCCAGCTCGGCACCACGCCGGGCCCGATCGATCGGGGTCGCCAGCAGGGCCGCCGCATCCTGCGGTCAAGGAGGAGCGGACCGTTGCTGTTCGACGGGCGGAGCGCGGGCTGGGCGCtccacgacgacggcgacgcgacGCGACAAATCTTTTGAGGCGGGCGTGTGGCTACGGGAGCGCGCGCGAGTTGGCCTGGTTGGATGAGTGGGTGGGTGGTGTGTCGTGGCGGGGCGGGGCGCCGCTCGTACGGCGTCGCGGTCGCGAGGGAGGTTGCGACGCCCACGACGGCGATGGTAACAGCGGGAATCGACGCGGGTGCGGAACACGGGAACAGGAACCATCCACTACCGCAAAGTGGGGCAGCAGTCCTCTACCTCCTGGTCCTGCTGCCTCGTCAACACAGGTTGTGCAAGTGGATTTTCCCGTTGATTGCTTGCTCCTTTATTATATGATCCATATATAGGAGTGTTATTATGCTCTATGGTTTATGCACGTACGTGTCTCCCTCACACGTACACGACACAACTTCTAGAGATGTCTTTGGTTGCCATATAAAGGTTGCATCCTAGATCCTATATATCTATAAATGAGTGATGCAGCCTAAGTGAAATAGTATCTCAAAAAGAGTGTTTAGTGAATTATATAAGCAGATGTAAAAAAACTGAGACGCTGTTCCGATGGATGCATGAGCAGAGATAATCTGTCTAACATATGAGGCTGGCGTGTGGACCCTTCACCCCATCTCCGCATCCACCGGAACTAGCTTGTGAATAAATCTCAATTGGACATATCCTGCCAGTCTATATCTAACTATACAATTGCATCCACTCATGCAGTCATTCGGTCAACCAAACACGCAACTCGCTTAGTTTTATAGACTCCAGTCGTATAGGATGGGTGGAACAGACCAACCAAACACATCTTAAGTCTCCTCTAAGATAAAATAATACCGTACATGTCATTTCGACAATGCCGCGTCTTCACGTTATACCTTATATTTTATTTCGTCACGTCTCCTATGTTTCAGATACTTGATTTTTTCGGACAACATATAATTTTATCATTGTTTGATTGCCAAACAAATTATCTATTGTAAATTATTTTTAATTATAGTATTTAGTTGTTTAAGATTATTACACGAAAATTCAAGTACCTAAAATATAGCATAAAAGCTCTCTTATTTGGTAGTAATAAGGCCAGCTCCGCTATGTAGATCTCTATAAACACTTAAAATACAACTGGATTCTGGTGGGAAGCTAATGAAAATCACTATTCTATTTACATTGCGAGGTGGGAGCTGAAAAACACGCTCTCCACCCACTACTAGATTTCGACCCTATTGCCACATGACGTCCTTTGCAACACCACAAATTGTGTTGTAACAGGGGTGTGTTTTGCAACATTTGTCCAAAAATGTGGTAATATGGGGACTGTGTTGCCACAAAAATAGTGCATTGCAATATTTATGTTCACCGTTGCAAGAGGTGAGCCCTATAGCAACTCTTTCTTGAAAAGTGTTGCTATATGTTCAAAATATTGCCATGATGACATCGCGTTGCATTAGTATTGATTGGTGTTACAACTGTTTGGTACTCTTGCAACCATATAGAGCAGTGTTGCTATTGCTTGAAATTATTGCCATAATTTTGCTTGGTTGTAATATTTCACACGACCATTGCAATAGGTAAACCGTGTATTGCAACAAAATTTCTAAGGCGATGCAATAGTTTGTTATTGTTGCCATAGTTTTGTTTTGTTGTAATATTTATCAAGACCATTGCAATAGCTAGCTGTTTATTGCAACTAAATATCTAAAGCGATGTAATAGTATGTTGCTATTGCCACGTGTCGGTTTGGTTGCTATAAAATCCTAGTGTCGTTGTAATATGCTGTTGTAAGAAACACATGTATTTCGTAGGCTTTGAGTATAGCAAAAGGGCCTAAGCCTGTAAACGAATCATCTCAACCGGCGGCTTACGTGAACTGCTATCGCGCTAAGACCCCTCAACTCCTAACGTCCTAAAGTCGTGGAAACGACGTGACAGCGCATGGCACGCCCATCCATCGATCAAGAGAGGAGGCTCCTTGATCCTTGGGCGAGAGAAGGGAAAGTACCTCGTCGCTATTGGCTCTTGATGACTCGCACACGGGTGAGCAAGTGCACATGTACAATCAA encodes:
- the LOC136477262 gene encoding phototropin-2-like isoform X3, giving the protein MTGSSRQAAEKVEKWMAFPSGSDDAGSGFTFPQPRSVSGGGKEIVEEASSSTVSAGNRQASFQRGRDSGVGSAKSSRGSGDSLPRVSQELKDALSSLQQTFVVSDATRPNCPIIYASAGFYTMTGYAPKDVVGRNCRFLQGPDTDMDEVAKIRDAVKTGRSFCGRLLNYRKDGTPFWNMLTVTPIRDDHGKVIKFIGMQVEVSKYTEGLSEKRMRPNEMPVSLIHYDDRQKETAMSSITEVVQTVKHPRARSEGEQEPVEPAPLVTAPPLVAPGTPLWDVKKEDSRLSRKLSRRRSSLMGFKMGKRSSVGSKEALPAEVEAMAPAPATPESTMEKERKNSWEQEGRERDIRQGIDLATTLERIEKNFVITDPRLPDNPIIFASDSFLELTEYTREEILGRNCRFLQGPETDMSTVDKIREAIREQTEITVQLINYTKSGKKFWNLFHLQPMRDQKGELQYFIGVQLDGSDHVEPLRNRLSENTELQSAKLVKATAENVDEAVRELPDPNLRPEDLWDIYSKYVSPKPHKRYNSSWIAIEKITKSGEKIGLKHFKPIKPLGCGDTGSVHLVELQGSGELFAMKAMDKSVMLNRNKVHRVCIEREIYSLLDHPFLPTLYTSFQTPTHVCLITDFCPGGELFALLDMQPMKLLREESARFYAAEVVIGLEYLHFLGIIYRDLKPENILLQEDGHIVLTDFDLSFLTSSKPHVIKHSTSRRRRSKEYLPPSFVSDPATPSNSFVGTEEYIAPEVITGAPHTSAIDWWALG